In Nodularia sp. LEGE 06071, one DNA window encodes the following:
- a CDS encoding GPW/gp25 family protein, translating into MDIAYPFRIDQRGRVASATENEHILQMIEQLLFTNPGERVNRPDFGSNLQQLIFSPNSAELGVATEFIVKGALEQWLGDVIEVEGVVISTVESTLQVKVQYVVLRTQQRQIGEFSR; encoded by the coding sequence ATGGATATAGCTTATCCTTTTCGCATTGACCAACGTGGACGTGTAGCTTCGGCTACTGAGAATGAGCATATTTTGCAGATGATTGAACAGTTGCTGTTTACTAATCCTGGTGAACGGGTGAATCGTCCTGATTTTGGGAGTAATCTGCAACAACTGATTTTTTCACCTAATAGTGCTGAGTTGGGTGTGGCGACTGAGTTTATTGTGAAGGGGGCTTTGGAACAATGGTTGGGTGATGTGATTGAGGTGGAGGGGGTGGTAATTTCTACGGTGGAATCTACTCTACAAGTGAAGGTTCAGTATGTGGTTTTACGTACTCAGCAGCGACAGATAGGGGAGTTTTCTAGATGA
- a CDS encoding phage baseplate assembly protein V, translated as MPQFFGKYRGKVTANKDPLFLGRVQVSVPAIFGEGRQSWAMPCSPYAGKDIGFFAIPPLNTNVWVEFEGGDPDYPIWTGCFWGENELPQNAKVDDPAKVQVFRTTGITFTLSNLGNNKGLTIEVEKPIVDRKLKMVFNAEGIEINNQDETTIKLAANMIEIKNRDSSTITVNQNDIQLKESSIEIQLTNNSIDLTCSPATVKLTTSSGIELNNSPANAKITASGVELSSTPASVKVSPGTIELSNGAANVKLSPVSVNVNNGALEVI; from the coding sequence ATGCCACAATTTTTTGGGAAGTATCGGGGTAAGGTTACTGCTAATAAAGATCCTTTGTTTTTGGGTCGGGTTCAGGTGAGTGTTCCGGCTATTTTTGGGGAAGGTCGGCAAAGTTGGGCTATGCCTTGTAGTCCCTATGCTGGTAAGGATATTGGCTTTTTTGCTATTCCTCCTCTAAATACAAATGTCTGGGTGGAGTTTGAAGGGGGTGATCCTGATTATCCCATTTGGACTGGTTGCTTTTGGGGAGAAAATGAACTTCCTCAAAATGCTAAGGTTGACGATCCTGCTAAAGTTCAGGTGTTTAGAACTACGGGAATTACTTTTACTTTAAGTAATTTGGGAAATAATAAAGGTTTGACTATTGAGGTGGAAAAACCTATTGTAGACCGAAAATTGAAGATGGTTTTTAATGCTGAGGGAATAGAAATTAATAATCAGGATGAAACGACTATTAAATTAGCAGCTAATATGATTGAAATTAAAAATCGTGATTCTTCTACTATTACGGTTAACCAAAATGATATTCAGTTAAAAGAAAGTTCTATTGAAATTCAGTTAACAAATAATAGTATTGATTTAACTTGTTCTCCTGCAACTGTGAAGTTAACAACGTCTTCAGGAATTGAGTTGAATAATTCTCCTGCTAATGCCAAGATTACCGCCTCTGGGGTTGAACTGAGTAGCACTCCTGCAAGTGTTAAGGTATCACCGGGAACTATTGAATTAAGTAATGGTGCTGCAAATGTGAAGCTTTCACCTGTGAGTGTGAATGTGAATAATGGTGCTTTGGAGGTGATTTGA